In Kordia antarctica, the following proteins share a genomic window:
- a CDS encoding DUF2279 domain-containing protein, whose amino-acid sequence MKILLKLFFIICLVNVASAQLTPPNFWIVSDTLHKPRRNFVAITESSLAALTLVGLDRIWYADFQRSSFHFINDNDEWLQLDKAGHVLTSYYVGNIGAKVLNWSGVSKKNQLIYGATLGFSFLTAVEVMDGFSAEWGASFGDIAANGLGTGLYVGQELLWEEQRIKLKYSFHRTRFAEIRPNKLGDGFLEEVLKDYNGQTYWLSANVHSFFKQSKIPKWFNVAFGYGAEGLIAGTKETQLQIVPNQQRYRQFYLSIDIDLTKIETNSKFLNSVFSVINFIKIPAPTLEINSLGKMKFHAIYF is encoded by the coding sequence ATGAAAATACTCTTAAAACTTTTTTTTATTATTTGTTTGGTGAATGTGGCAAGTGCGCAATTGACGCCACCAAATTTTTGGATCGTTTCAGATACTTTACATAAACCACGACGAAACTTTGTTGCTATTACAGAATCTTCTTTGGCGGCGTTGACTTTGGTTGGTTTGGATAGAATTTGGTATGCAGATTTTCAACGTTCTTCTTTTCATTTTATAAATGACAATGATGAATGGTTGCAACTAGACAAAGCTGGACACGTATTAACATCGTATTATGTGGGTAATATTGGTGCTAAAGTACTGAATTGGAGCGGAGTATCTAAAAAAAATCAACTCATTTATGGCGCAACGCTCGGATTTAGCTTTTTAACTGCTGTAGAAGTCATGGATGGATTTTCTGCTGAATGGGGAGCATCTTTTGGAGATATTGCCGCAAATGGACTCGGAACAGGCTTATACGTCGGACAAGAATTATTATGGGAAGAGCAACGCATCAAATTGAAGTATTCTTTTCATCGAACACGCTTTGCAGAAATTCGCCCAAATAAACTCGGAGATGGCTTTTTAGAAGAAGTTTTGAAAGACTATAACGGACAAACATATTGGTTAAGCGCAAACGTACATTCGTTCTTCAAACAAAGCAAAATTCCAAAATGGTTCAACGTCGCTTTTGGTTACGGAGCCGAAGGTTTAATTGCCGGAACGAAGGAAACGCAACTCCAAATAGTACCAAACCAGCAACGATACAGGCAGTTCTACCTTAGTATTGATATCGATTTAACTAAAATAGAGACAAATTCTAAGTTTCTGAATAGTGTGTTTAGCGTAATAAACTTCATTAAAATTCCTGCTCCAACTTTGGAAATCAATAGTTTAGGTAAAATGAAGTTCCACGCAATCTACTTTTAA
- a CDS encoding endolytic transglycosylase MltG — protein sequence MYIRKILIGILITGIVIGFFVIYNITQTIFKPITAFNNEEAYIHIPSDADFLFVQKELKPLLTDTESFVTLAKKKGYIENVKGGKYIIRKGMNSNDIVKTLQGKSELVKITLPASHELKMIKEIARDISIQIEASEAEMHEILIDTVYLNEKGYGLKDLQYIYGAHTYTIPWNTSAEEFRSIVYKNYEKRKQRQ from the coding sequence ATGTATATCAGAAAAATACTTATCGGAATTCTAATCACAGGAATCGTCATTGGCTTTTTTGTCATCTACAACATTACACAAACCATATTTAAGCCAATTACAGCGTTCAATAATGAAGAAGCGTATATTCATATTCCTTCGGATGCTGATTTTTTATTCGTTCAAAAAGAATTAAAACCTTTATTGACAGATACAGAATCATTTGTGACGTTGGCAAAGAAAAAAGGATATATTGAAAATGTAAAAGGAGGAAAGTACATCATCCGAAAAGGAATGAATAGTAATGATATTGTGAAAACATTACAAGGTAAAAGCGAACTCGTAAAAATTACGCTTCCTGCGAGTCATGAATTAAAGATGATAAAAGAAATTGCCAGAGATATTTCTATTCAAATTGAAGCAAGCGAAGCTGAAATGCATGAAATACTGATTGATACGGTGTACCTTAATGAGAAAGGATATGGACTCAAAGATCTACAATATATATATGGTGCGCATACGTATACAATTCCTTGGAATACTTCTGCGGAAGAATTTAGGTCAATTGTATATAAAAACTATGAAAAAAGAAAACAACGTCAATAA